Within the Drosophila melanogaster chromosome 3R genome, the region CAAACgttaaatttctttttactTGCAAGaaaattaccaaataagtGGAGCAATGTGTGCAGTctaaaatggaaatattgaaGAATACGgcgaaaaaatgtataaaaatttatttgttaataatGTGCCTCGTCTATACATAAATTACATAGAACATTGGAATTGCTTTACTTTAAAGGCTTGGGAAAGTTTAATGTGGTACTACTTCAGGAAATACTACCTATTTATACAGCATAGCTTTAAGAGTTGGATACGGAACCGAAATAAAATAGTTCGGCTCAACAATGCGACTTGGACAATGCATTTCAGACGTGGCATGTAAAGCCATTCAACTTCACCCGTTCGCAACTGGATGTCCAACAATGGGCGTTCATGGAACGTCGCCCACTGTCAATCTGAATCCAGAAAAGGGGCAGACCAAAGGCCATGGCCAGGGGTGCTGGCGAGGATGTGTTCATGGTCTGGCCACAGGATCCGTATAAATGCCTTTATTTGTGTAGGTCAAACAAAATGAACTGTAACAATATTGATACAGCTGCCATCGGAGGTTCAAGCACAAAAGTATTGTGGTGCGACTGCGACTATGCCGCCCCCCGATAAGTCTGCTGACCAGCCGTCTCTTTCCCCTGGCCATCTTTTTGTTTCCGCTGTTCATCAAACCGGACGGCGGCTTCATTAACCTAAGCCACAGAAGTTTACCGAAGGATTAACTTGTCTATTGAATGAAAAATAAGTATTTGGTCGAAGCTGCATGCTCCAGAATGTGGGCATTCAATTCAAATGTAAGCTTGCTGCGGTCAAAATAATTGGCTTAAATAGTTGCCAATTGAATACAGGAATTCGATCTATTTGCAAGCAAAGTTAAGTACTttagaatataaatatatcaacTGCTTTATTCAGTCTACGATAATATATTCGCTATGCAAGCTAAGTTTCAGTTTAGAGACTTTAAATAGTAGTATTATAGTATTCGTGGTAGCAGGTTTGTTTAAAATTCCCGCCACATCGCTAACGGACGAATGGTGTGACCAGAGGCCCCAGTTTAAacgaacaatttttaaaaatattcaaagtgAGAGCTTCGTACTAGCGGACTGTCCGGGCGTATTCTTTCAATAATATATGATTTTGGTTAAATTATATGGGACGGGCGGCTGCACAATGACGGCGGCAGGCGCTCCAGGGTCCGCCTTAAATTGGATGCGCCGCTCTCGCCACGGATTCGGTTTGATCCGAATCACGCGAGTTGGCAGGCCGGCGCACCAACGCACCACCCATTCCGCCACCCACCGCTTCCTTtgcacaaaaacaacaatcgGATTTCGGCAGCAAATGGACCACACAATACCGCCCAAAGAGTACAAATGGACGCCGGGCAACCTGATCAACGAGAACTTTAAGCTGGGCGACCATGGACACGTTTGCGTGGTGCTCAATCGGCAGATTCAAGTGCCGGCGCACGTGGTGAAACTGCTATGGAAAAACGGTAGGTCTGGATCTGTTATAAAACCAATCTTAGCCAGCTAACATCTTGCGGTCTCTTTTAGCCGCCGTTCGGTGTGCTGTCGATGGAGGCTCCAACCACTGGCGTGACTTTGTCGTGGCTCAGGCAATGTCAAAGAAGGCCAATGGCTCCGCGCCCACGACACCACTTGAACCGCTCGATGTGATAACGGGTGACTTTGACTCGATCACTGAGGAAACGGTCGATTTCTTCAAGACCACGCCGAAAGTCCACACACCCGACCAGGATGCAACAGATTTCACGAAGGCCATGGCCGTACTGCAACCCGTAATGACGCAGCGTAAAATCCAGGATGTGGTGGTGTTTCATGACACTTCCGGTCGCTTGGACCAGGTCATGGCCAACCTAAACACGCTGTACAAATCGCAAAAGGATAACTGCAATGTCTTCCTGTTGAGCGGGGATTCGGTGACGTGGTTATTGCGGCCGGGAAAGCACACGATACAGGTGCCCGTCGACCTGGTCACCAGCCAGCGATGGTGCTCTCTGATGCCCGTGGGATCGTCGGCCCACAATGTCACTACCACGGGACTCAAATGGAACCTATGTTCGTACACCAAAATAATACTGATTTCACGAATCTGTCAGTAATGCTTTCATTTCTAGATCATGCACAGCTGGAGTTTGGTGGTATGGTAAGCACCTCAAACACCTATGCGACCGAGTTCGTCCAGGTGGAGACGGACGCCAACCTGATCTGGTCTATGGGTGCCTACGAATTTGAGGATAAGGTGCGACAAGCCGCCAAGACATAGATGATAATGGATGGTTCTGAGTACTAATGAAAGGCTTAGATTACACCAGTGTACAGTGTTGACCACAGCTGCAtctgattgtttttgtttttttgcggGGGTTGCATCTATAGTGCTATTATTGTTTAACGAAATGAAAGTTTATGTAAAAATTTTTAGTGATAAGTACTTAATTCTATTAACTGAAATTTAAGGTGTTAATTTACAATAAGGAACATAAGCGGACAAACATTAATAAACTGAGCACATTGCTCATacagaaatttgaaattttttaacAACTTATTTCAAAAATCTTTTAGCTTATGTTACATTCATACGCTATAACATCCAAAAACTGTAGTTTCTTAGGCAAAACGTCAAagcatattaaattattttgatCCTGGCAGTGGCATTAAATCGAAGCCAAAGCTATTCCCTGTTTTCTTGGACTTCCAGCCCGACGCTGACGAAGCTGAACTCTCCGCTCGTTTGGCGCCAGCCCTACCACCGCGACCCCTGGCTGATGTTGTCTTCCTGGCCGCTGGCGATGTAGTACTCGTTTTGTACCTCTTGCTGGCCCCTGACTTGTatatcttttttcttttgcccgCTCTAAACGAGTTGAAACCGCTGGCACCGCTCGTGTTTGCATTGCCCTGTGAGGCAACCGCCATGTCCCAGTCCACGCTTTCGTTATTCCAGCCGGATGTACTGGGCCTCTGCTTGGCGGCCGCCTGTTCCTCCTCTTCGTCCAGGACGGCTTGCATCAGCAGCTTCTCCGATGCATAGTTGCTAGTGATTTCGAGCAGCTTGGCGCCGTATTTATCAAAGTTCGCCTTGGTCACGTGCGGAATGCTGCACATGTCCTTCTCGGTGATTGGTAGTGTTTCGGCCATGCTCTTCAGGGCCTGAATGTTCATGATACTAGCCATGGTAACGTTTCGCTGGCTGGCAATGGTTCGACATAGATCCAATAGATCTGTATAGCAACGCTCGTGAATCTCCCGCATTCCCGACTGTCCATCAGCGGTACTGCTCGTTGCACCATCGGAAACGCTGCCAACTGCCGCCTTGGCTTCCTTGGCATTTTTGGTCACTGCAAACTCGAAGTTGGGCGTGCCCTCCATTAGTTTACTGATGTTGTTGCCCAGATACAAATAGGCCTGTGGAAAATCGTTCGTAAATATAAGGTCTTCCCTAAGGAAACCATCGATGACCATTTTGCGCAGCAGCCTGTGTACATCGTTCTTGTCCCAGTCTTTCAGGACGCCATGGTGTGGCGTTTTGTGATGGTTAAAGTCAATGATTTTCTTGATCTTCGAACCTTTCAGTACGTCGGCAATATGCAATAGTGTGAAACGGGATCTACCGCTGCACAGATCCTTGACTGCTCGTGCAGCCTTACGAGCATGCTCCAATGCATCTACCGCCTTATAGGCTCGTTTGTTAATGCAATTATCGCAAGCTGTCTCTCTATTCTCCAGACATTGTTCGCTGGTAAAGTGCTCCCCAAAATAGTCCAACTGCTGGGCACGTCGGCAATCTGTGAGATTTTCACAGTACCCAACAATGCGATATAAATTGTCTACATGTATCTTCTTCACATTGTACTGAAGAGCTTTGTCGGCTGAAATgggaatgcaattaaattaacaaacaaaatgaataTCTTGACCACTTACAGTCCAGCATTTTCTTGATTCTGAGCATGTCCGAATAGTTGTAGTACAAGATGCAATCAGCCACGTCACCGTCTCGGCCCGCGCGACCTGCCTCTTGGTAATAACCCTCAATGGACTTGGGCAGTGAGTAGTGCAAAACAAATCGGACATCTGGCTTGTCGATGCCCATGCCGAAGGCGACGGTGGCACAGATTACCCTCATCTTTCCGGTCAGCCAATCCTTTTGCCGACTCTCACGGTCAGTGTCCGTGAGACCAGCATGATAGGATACCGCCCGGACGCCATCCTTGCACATTTTCTTTGACGTCTCATCGCACTCCTTGCGCGACAGGCAGTAGATTATGCCACTGAAGTGCTGCGGTTTGCTGCGGATGTACCTGCTAATGTCGTCCAACGTCGAGACGCCCTTTTTGGGCAGTACCCTGTACCGTAGGTTGCTGCGATTAAAACTGGAGAGGAACCACTTGCAGTTCTTCAGATTTAGTTGGGCCAGAATATCCAAGCGGACGCGGGGCGTGGCTGTAGCTGTTAACGCAATAGTAGGCACATTTGGAAAACGCTTCTTTAGTACTCCAAGCTTTTTGTAGTCCGGTCTAAAGTCATGACCCCACTGGGAAACGCAATGGGCCTCGTC harbors:
- the CG14721 gene encoding uncharacterized protein, isoform A, coding for MILVKLYGTGGCTMTAAGAPGSALNWMRRSRHGFGLIRITRVGRPAHQRTTHSATHRFLCTKTTIGFRQQMDHTIPPKEYKWTPGNLINENFKLGDHGHVCVVLNRQIQVPAHVVKLLWKNAAVRCAVDGGSNHWRDFVVAQAMSKKANGSAPTTPLEPLDVITGDFDSITEETVDFFKTTPKVHTPDQDATDFTKAMAVLQPVMTQRKIQDVVVFHDTSGRLDQVMANLNTLYKSQKDNCNVFLLSGDSVTWLLRPGKHTIQVPVDLVTSQRWCSLMPVGSSAHNVTTTGLKWNLYHAQLEFGGMVSTSNTYATEFVQVETDANLIWSMGAYEFEDKVRQAAKT
- the CG14721 gene encoding uncharacterized protein, isoform B, encoding MDHTIPPKEYKWTPGNLINENFKLGDHGHVCVVLNRQIQVPAHVVKLLWKNAAVRCAVDGGSNHWRDFVVAQAMSKKANGSAPTTPLEPLDVITGDFDSITEETVDFFKTTPKVHTPDQDATDFTKAMAVLQPVMTQRKIQDVVVFHDTSGRLDQVMANLNTLYKSQKDNCNVFLLSGDSVTWLLRPGKHTIQVPVDLVTSQRWCSLMPVGSSAHNVTTTGLKWNLYHAQLEFGGMVSTSNTYATEFVQVETDANLIWSMGAYEFEDKVRQAAKT